TACGTACACGTTCAGGTCGCCGAAAATGACTATAGTGATGACCAGAAACGCGCCGTAATGAAACGTATTGTTGAAGCGCTCGATGAAGAAATGGGGCGCGCGCCTCAGAGCACCAACGTCGTGATTCAGGAAATACCTAAGGAGAACTGGGGGGTGGGCTTTGAAACCATAGCGTCAATGTGGAGCAAACGGTGATGCGAAACCAGGCGTAGGCCCCGCTGCATTAGCGGGGCCAAACGCCTTAGACTCCTCCTTTAGTCAGGGAAGGGATAGGGTCTCCGTCGTGCCCTGCAGCTTGTGGGTTGGCGCCCAGTGGGGGGAGGTTCTTTAGGTAGCTGGCAAGGTTGCGCTTAACTTC
The sequence above is a segment of the Nesterenkonia lutea genome. Coding sequences within it:
- a CDS encoding tautomerase family protein; translation: MPYVHVQVAENDYSDDQKRAVMKRIVEALDEEMGRAPQSTNVVIQEIPKENWGVGFETIASMWSKR